A DNA window from Brassica napus cultivar Da-Ae chromosome C1, Da-Ae, whole genome shotgun sequence contains the following coding sequences:
- the LOC106420962 gene encoding protein NRT1/ PTR FAMILY 7.2 isoform X1: MDQKVRQFEVCTQDGSVDRHGNPAIRAKTGKWLSAILILVNQGLATLAFFGVGVNLVLFLTRVMGQDNAEAANSVSKWTGTVYIFSLLGAFLSDSYWGRYKTCAIFQGSFVVGLVMLSLSTAALLLEPSGCGVEESPCKPHSTFKTVIFYLSVYLIALGYGGYQPNIATFGADQFDADDSVEGHSKIAFFSYFYLALNLGSLLSNTVLSYFEDQGDWPLGFWASTGSAFAGLVLFLTGTPKYRHFTPRESPWSRFCQVLVAATRKAKIDVNYEDMNLYDSETQRTGDKKILHTSGFRFLDRAAIVTPDDDAEKVESGSTYNPWRLCSVTQVEEVKCVFRLIPIWLCTILYSVVFTQMASLFVEQGAAMKTNIKDFKIPASSMSSFDILSVAFFVFAYRRFLDPLFARLNKTEPNKGLTELQRMGIGLVIAIMAMISAGIVEIYRLKHKETASNSSSLSIFWQVPQYMMIGASEVFMYVGQLEFFNSQAPTGLKSFASALCMASISLGNYVSSLLVSIVMSISTRDDLPGWIPGNLNKGHLDRFYFLLAGLTAADFVVYLVCAKWYKYIKSEASFSESTSEEEV; the protein is encoded by the exons ATGGATCAAAAAGTAAGACAGTTTGAGGTTTGCACTCAAGATGGAAGCGTTGATCGTCACGGTAATCCAGCAATCCGAGCCAAAACCGGCAAATGGCTCAGTGCTATTCTCATTCTTG TGAACCAAGGGCTTGCAACGCTTGCCTTCTTCGGTGTAGGAGTGAACTTAGTTCTGTTTCTGACGAGAGTGATGGGACAAGACAATGCAGAAGCTGCCAATAGTGTCAGTAAATGGACAGGAACTGTTTACATCTTCTCTCTGCTTGGTGCTTTCCTCAGTGACTCTTATTGGGGACGCTACAAGACTTGTGCAATCTTCCAAGGAAGTTTCGTTGTG GGACTGGTGATGTTATCTTTATCTACTGCTGCTTTGTTACTTGAACCAAGTGGTTGTGGAGTTGAAGAGTCACCGTGTAAGCCACACTCAACGTTCAAGACAGTCATCTTTTACCTATCAGTGTATCTGATCGCGTTAGGGTACGGTGGTTACCAGCCGAATATAGCTACCTTTGGAGCTGATCAGTTTGATGCAGACGACTCTGTTGAAGGACACTCGAAAATCGCGTTCTTCAGTTACTTCTACTTGGCTTTGAATCTTGGATCGCTCTTGTCGAACACCGTCTTGAGTTACTTTGAGGATCAAGGAGACTGGCCTTTAGGGTTTTGGGCGTCTACAGGCTCTGCTTTTGCAGGTTTAGTACTTTTCTTGACTGGCACGCCAAAGTACAGACACTTTACACCTAGAGAAAGTCCTTGGTCTAGATTCTGCCAAGTCTTGGTTGCTGCAACAAGAAAAGCCAAGATTGATGTGAACTATGAGGACATGAATCTCTACGATTCAGAGACTCAACGAACCGGAGATAAGAAGATTCTTCACACCAGTGGCTTCAG ATTCTTGGATAGAGCTGCGATAGTTACGCCTGATGATGATGCTGAGAAGGTGGAGAGTGGATCAACTTACAATCCATGGAGGCTCTGCTCGGTGACTCAAGTTGAAGAAGTGAAATGTGTGTTCAGACTCATACCAATCTGGCTCTGCACCATTCTCTACTCTGTGGTTTTCACTCAGATGGCTTCACTCTTCGTTGAGCAAGGCGCAGcgatgaaaacaaacatcaaagACTTCAAGATTCCAGCTTCAAGCATGTCTAGCTTCGACATTCTCAGCGTCGCCTTCTTCGTCTTCGCTTACAGGAGGTTTCTAGATCCTCTCTTTGCAAGGCTTAACAAAACAGAACCCAACAAAGGTCTCACCGAGCTTCAGAGAATGGGGATAGGTCTTGTGATTGCGATAATGGCGATGATATCAGCAGGAATAGTGGAGATATACAGGCTGAAACACAAGGAAACTGCTTCAAACTCGAGCTCGTTGAGCATATTCTGGCAAGTGCCTCAGTACATGATGATAGGTGCATCAGAAGTGTTCATGTACGTTGGTCAGCTTGAGTTCTTCAACAGCCAAGCTCCAACGGGGTTAAAGAGCTTTGCAAGCGCCCTATGTATGGCGTCAATATCGCTTGGGAACTATGTAAGTAGTCTGCTGGTTTCCATCGTTATGAGCATCTCTACAAGAGATGATTTGCCTGGTTGGATCCCTGGGAACCTCAACAAAGGACACTTAGACAGATTCTACTTCCTCTTAGCTGGTCTAACTGCAGCTGATTTCGTGGTTTACCTGGTTTGTGCTAAATGGTATAAGTATATTAAGTCCGAAGCAAGTTTCTCTGAGTCCACATCTGAAGAAGAAGTCTGA